Genomic DNA from bacterium:
CTCACCGCCGCGATTACAAATGTGGACTGGTGCGAGGAACATCCGGACGAGGCCTTCGCGGTAAACGCCGTTGCGCCAGGCGAGATTGCCCGTATATGTTCGGACCGCGGGCTTTCGCTGGTGCACTTCAGCACGGATTATGTATTTGACGGGCTTTCAAACGGCAAAACGCGAAACAAGCCGTATATCGAAAGCGATGCAACGAATCCGCTGAACGAGTATGGCCGCGCAAAGTTGCAAGGGGAAAAACTTGTGGCGGCTGGGCATCCGTCTGCTTCCATTGTCAGAACGAGCGCGGTTTATGCACCCGCAGGGACAAACTTTTTCAAGGCAATTCTTGGCAAATTTCATGAAATGGGAAGCGTAGAAGTCGTTTCAGAGCAATTTGTCTCGCTGACCTACGCGCCGCACCTTGCGGATTGGCTTGCTGCTTTTCACAAGCAGCTTCCGCAGGGCATCTTCCACGTGGCGGGCTCCGGCGCCGCAAGCTGGTTTGAGATCGCCCGGGCTGCGTTCGGGCTGCTCGGACTTCCCGAATCGGGAGTACTGCCTACCGGCGCAGGAATCCCAGACAGGCCTGCGCGAAGGCCCGCGTATTCGGTGCTAGGCAGCGAGGTTTTGCCCGCGTTTTCATTTCCGTTCCTGCCTTCTTGGCTTGAAGGACTGTCCAGTTGGGCGGCCGAATCCAAGCTGATGGGTAATTCTTAATAATGGGTACCATTCCCCAGAGGATTAGAAATGAGATTTGTGGGTATACTGAAGGCGGTTATGGGCGAAAAAATTTTGCCGGAAAACCGCATTTTGACGGCGGCCGTGGACGGCCCGCCGTATTGCGCTTCAAGGTTGACTTTGGAGCGCACTAAGAATATAGTACTCCCTTTGAGGAACGTACTGAGGAGGCGCTCAGCATGCCGGGTAAGTTTGCGCGGTTAATTGCGATTCTTTTCGTGGCCTTAATGGCCGGTTTTACTTTGTTCGGCTGCAACGGCGGAGAGGATGGCGGGACCACCCCGCCGCCGCCCGACGTGCCGGATGTGCCGGACGTGATTTACCGCGGCCGGATTGACCAGGCTCCGGAAGTGGAAGCTCGTTTCGTGGACAGAAATCTGCGCAACGAAAGCTTGACCGATAATCCGCTATCCGAGGATCCGATTTTTGATTTAATCAATCAGGCTCAACAGTCGCTGGACATCGCGGTTATGCGGATCAACCGCCAGGAGTTTGTTGAAGCGCTGCTTCGTCAGTCCCAGATCGTAAAGGTTCGTATCCTGACCGAAAAAGCCTTCTACGACAATCCGGTTTACAAGCCCTTCTACGAGCAGCTTGAAAACGAGACGCTAAACA
This window encodes:
- the rfbD gene encoding dTDP-4-dehydrorhamnose reductase, producing MSGASRPERHLIIGAGQVGTALSKSLSALLNPVRLLVHSEYDLREPAKLESILDSEDFDRVWLTAAITNVDWCEEHPDEAFAVNAVAPGEIARICSDRGLSLVHFSTDYVFDGLSNGKTRNKPYIESDATNPLNEYGRAKLQGEKLVAAGHPSASIVRTSAVYAPAGTNFFKAILGKFHEMGSVEVVSEQFVSLTYAPHLADWLAAFHKQLPQGIFHVAGSGAASWFEIARAAFGLLGLPESGVLPTGAGIPDRPARRPAYSVLGSEVLPAFSFPFLPSWLEGLSSWAAESKLMGNS